A region of Pseudorasbora parva isolate DD20220531a chromosome 14, ASM2467924v1, whole genome shotgun sequence DNA encodes the following proteins:
- the gpr88 gene encoding probable G-protein coupled receptor 88 has protein sequence MPNDTDVPLSMCALGRGSRISLATVYSFMCVLGTVLNLLVIYLVVTFKKLRTASNAFIVNGCVADLLVCAFWMPHEAVATSTGTFLVLGYQAFKEALLFLGITVSLLSHSLIAVNRYVLITKTPAVYQSLYQKRNTEWMIAGSWLISLGCLFPWLTSFRYPPESCRDAKDESFTTVSVLSSRFAASTLAFTIIGQTVVVMYCYFKIFRRVQISVKRVSILNFQIVNNLPYSFPRKDKRLGFYVLAVCLIFFLTTEPIFWVLIAGLFIPVSVALWTSTWIVFCTIFVSNPFLYTWKNEEFRKSFRSVMRGDFLRGSTVGVEPITIHTISHIFPRQNSRRAFLGEMN, from the coding sequence ATGCCAAATGACACAGACGTGCCACTGTCGATGTGCGCGCTGGGACGCGGATCGCGCATCTCCCTCGCCACCGTCTACTCCTTCATGTGTGTTCTGGGAACCGTGCTCAACCTACTGGTCATTTATTTGGTGGTGACGTTCAAGAAGCTCCGCACAGCCAGCAATGCGTTTATCGTGAACGGCTGCGTGGCGGATCTGCTGGTTTGCGCTTTCTGGATGCCCCACGAAGCCGTGGCCACCTCCACTGGGACTTTTTTGGTGCTGGGTTACCAGGCGTTCAAAGAAGCGCTGCTGTTTCTTGGGATCACTGTGTCACTGCTCTCCCATTCGCTTATTGCGGTGAACAGGTATGTTCTGATCACCAAAACGCCTGCCGTGTATCAGAGTCTGTATCAGAAGAGGAACACCGAATGGATGATCGCAGGGTCGTGGCTCATCTCGTTGGGCTGTTTGTTCCCGTGGCTCACATCCTTTCGATACCCGCCCGAGAGTTGCCGGGACGCAAAAGACGAATCCTTCACCACCGTCTCTGTTTTGTCCAGCCGTTTCGCCGCCAGCACGCTGGCGTTCACTATCATCGGACAAACCGTTGTCGTCATGTACTGCTACTTTAAAATTTTCCGCCGGGTGCAAATAAGTGTGAAGAGGGTCAGTATATTGAATTTCCAAATCGTGAACAATCTCCCTTATTCTTTCCCGAGAAAGGACAAGCGACTCGGGTTTTACGTTCTCGCAGtgtgcttaatttttttccttACAACCGAGCCCATTTTTTGGGTTCTCATCGCCGGACTGTTCATCCCGGTGTCAGTGGCGCTTTGGACGTCAACTTGGATTGTGTTCTGCACTATATTCGTGTCCAATCCCTTTCTGTACACCTGGAAAAACGAGGAATTTCGGAAGTCGTTCCGGTCTGTGATGAGAGGAGACTTCTTGCGAGGATCCACGGTCGGGGTCGAGCCCATCACCATCCATACTATTTCTCACATCTTCCCGAGACAAAACAGCCGCAGGGCATTTCTGGGTGAGATGAACTGA